The Deinococcus budaensis genome includes a window with the following:
- a CDS encoding type I phosphomannose isomerase catalytic subunit, whose amino-acid sequence MRDEQAPVVESSARWLPLRLAPVFKERVWGGHRLTSTPEAAPVGEAWLIHEDQEVQEGPARGMTLATLAAEFPNELLGNAVRGSRFPLLIKLLDCQEWLSVQVHPDDEQARRLAGPAENGKTEAWYVLEAAPGAELVAGVQQGVSEQLLREVILAGEVSTLVQRRPINAGDSLLVPAGTIHALGPGLLIYEVQQTSDITYRVYDWDRPVSAGRKLHLAESAEVARPGQALFAPPHPGEKIQEVVQCAYFTLQRLTVEATPLRADTMGERCHCLTVVSGEVRVATATEHAVLRPFETVLLPAALGPYELWGDGEVLRAMP is encoded by the coding sequence ATGAGAGATGAGCAGGCTCCGGTGGTCGAATCATCGGCTCGCTGGTTGCCCCTGCGTCTGGCCCCAGTCTTCAAGGAGCGCGTCTGGGGTGGCCACCGGCTCACCTCGACCCCTGAGGCGGCGCCGGTTGGGGAAGCCTGGCTGATTCACGAGGATCAGGAGGTGCAGGAGGGACCAGCCCGGGGGATGACCCTAGCGACTCTGGCCGCTGAATTCCCTAATGAGCTGCTGGGGAACGCTGTGAGAGGGTCCCGCTTCCCCCTGCTGATCAAGCTTCTGGACTGCCAGGAGTGGTTGAGCGTTCAGGTGCATCCAGACGACGAGCAGGCCCGACGCCTGGCTGGCCCTGCAGAGAATGGCAAGACCGAAGCCTGGTATGTCCTGGAGGCGGCGCCAGGGGCTGAGTTGGTTGCGGGCGTGCAGCAGGGGGTTTCCGAGCAACTCCTGAGGGAGGTCATTCTGGCGGGGGAGGTGTCGACTCTGGTGCAGCGCCGTCCCATCAACGCGGGAGACAGCTTGCTTGTCCCAGCAGGCACCATCCACGCCCTAGGACCGGGCCTGCTGATCTACGAGGTGCAGCAGACCAGTGACATCACCTACCGAGTGTACGACTGGGACAGGCCTGTCAGCGCAGGCCGCAAGCTGCATCTCGCGGAGAGTGCGGAGGTTGCGAGGCCAGGCCAGGCTTTGTTTGCCCCGCCGCACCCGGGCGAGAAGATTCAGGAAGTGGTGCAGTGCGCTTACTTCACCCTACAGCGCCTGACGGTAGAGGCGACTCCCCTCAGGGCCGACACCATGGGTGAGCGGTGCCATTGCCTGACGGTAGTTTCCGGGGAGGTGCGTGTGGCCACGGCCACTGAACACGCCGTGCTCAGGCCGTTTGAAACCGTGCTGTTGCCAGCTGCGCTCGGACCGTATGAACTGTGGGGCGATGGGGAAGTGTTGAGAGCCATGCCATGA
- a CDS encoding acetyltransferase — protein sequence MDRERKVTRLVIVGTGGLARELHQVVQDHNREAGDVDHIEFLGWLDSAAATHGTDVRGAPVLGDLEWLTDHPDVEVVVGIGSPATRRRVVQRVQTLGPRRFRTLIHPTAVIGSGTQLGEGVVICAHVTTTTDYQIGNHVLINIQATVAHDDVIGDYVTVAPAAILSGNVSIGEGADVGTNATLIQGVEIGEWSIIGAGAVVARSIPANCTAVGLPAKPIKHREPGWHL from the coding sequence ATGGACCGTGAACGCAAGGTGACCCGCCTCGTTATTGTGGGTACAGGAGGCCTAGCCCGCGAGCTGCATCAGGTGGTGCAGGATCACAACCGCGAGGCAGGCGATGTGGACCACATTGAATTTCTCGGATGGCTTGACAGCGCTGCGGCCACCCACGGCACAGACGTCCGGGGCGCACCCGTGCTCGGGGATCTGGAGTGGCTGACTGACCACCCGGACGTCGAGGTAGTTGTCGGAATCGGCTCGCCAGCCACGCGCCGCAGGGTGGTCCAACGCGTGCAGACGCTCGGTCCCCGGCGCTTTCGGACACTCATCCATCCCACAGCCGTTATCGGCAGCGGAACGCAGCTAGGCGAAGGCGTGGTGATCTGCGCTCACGTCACCACCACCACTGATTACCAGATCGGCAACCATGTGCTGATTAATATCCAGGCGACGGTGGCCCACGACGACGTGATCGGCGACTACGTGACCGTCGCCCCGGCCGCGATTCTCAGTGGTAACGTAAGCATTGGCGAAGGCGCAGACGTGGGCACCAACGCTACCCTCATTCAGGGCGTGGAAATCGGAGAGTGGAGCATCATCGGCGCCGGTGCCGTGGTCGCCCGGTCCATCCCAGCCAATTGCACGGCCGTTGGCCTGCCTGCCAAACCCATCAAACACCGGGAGCCTGGCTGGCACCTATGA
- a CDS encoding phosphoglucomutase/phosphomannomutase family protein produces MKLTFGTDGWRDVIAEGFTVANVRRVAQAHASTILASGGQHVLVAHDTRFLGERFARAAADTLQNVGLNVTLLGTVPTPALSWAVRDLRAAGGIMITASHNPSPYQGYKLKGPYGGGATPALVAQVQAQMDVPVEARQPGRQDAADIRLPYLHALGRLIDPAALRRAALPLYHDAMHGAAGGWLRSFADIHNLQVPVHELRAIPDPLFGGVNPEPIPSNLEVTRRAMQDAARPTFAMVTDGDADRIGAVLAGGQYFNSHQIFAVLLHHLARRGLRGRVVKTVSTSGIIDRLAALHGLEVVQTPVGFKYITEAFLAGESDPAQRVLIGGEESGGIGIQGHVPERDGLLNGLLLQEAVAVTGMGLDDQFAEIERLTGWSHHYDRLDLHLPGELDRLSLLEDAGQQRRLLNHVIEEVVTLDGVKLSFPGGFAMIRPSGTEPVVRLYVEAPSPSDVALLLDKLRVLTLKHTRDNFPKN; encoded by the coding sequence ATGAAGCTGACTTTCGGAACAGACGGCTGGCGTGACGTGATCGCCGAAGGATTCACGGTAGCCAATGTTCGGCGCGTCGCCCAGGCCCATGCCAGCACCATATTGGCTTCTGGAGGACAGCATGTTCTGGTGGCCCACGATACCCGGTTTCTGGGTGAGCGTTTCGCCCGTGCTGCTGCCGACACCCTGCAAAATGTGGGCCTGAATGTCACCCTGCTGGGCACGGTGCCTACTCCGGCGCTCTCGTGGGCGGTACGGGACTTGCGTGCGGCTGGGGGCATTATGATCACAGCCAGCCACAATCCATCTCCTTACCAGGGATACAAGCTCAAGGGTCCCTATGGTGGCGGCGCTACCCCTGCCCTCGTGGCTCAGGTCCAAGCGCAGATGGATGTTCCCGTTGAGGCCCGTCAACCCGGACGACAGGACGCCGCCGATATCCGTCTTCCTTATCTGCACGCCTTGGGACGGCTCATTGATCCCGCAGCCTTGCGCCGTGCTGCCCTGCCCCTGTACCACGATGCCATGCATGGCGCCGCAGGCGGGTGGCTCCGGAGCTTCGCGGACATACACAACTTGCAAGTTCCCGTACATGAGCTGCGGGCCATTCCTGACCCGCTCTTTGGCGGCGTCAATCCCGAACCCATCCCCAGCAACCTTGAGGTGACCCGAAGGGCCATGCAAGACGCTGCCAGACCCACCTTCGCCATGGTGACCGATGGCGACGCCGACCGCATCGGTGCCGTTCTCGCTGGTGGACAGTACTTCAACAGCCACCAGATCTTTGCCGTTCTTCTTCATCATCTCGCTCGCCGCGGCCTTCGCGGACGAGTAGTAAAGACCGTTTCGACCAGTGGCATTATTGACCGGCTTGCGGCTCTGCACGGCCTGGAGGTGGTGCAAACACCTGTTGGATTCAAATACATCACCGAGGCATTCCTGGCTGGTGAGTCAGATCCGGCACAAAGGGTCCTGATCGGCGGCGAAGAGTCTGGAGGCATTGGGATTCAGGGCCACGTCCCTGAACGCGACGGGCTGCTCAACGGCTTGCTTCTACAGGAGGCGGTGGCCGTGACAGGCATGGGGTTGGATGATCAGTTTGCCGAGATTGAGCGGCTCACGGGCTGGTCGCACCATTATGATCGGCTCGATTTGCACCTTCCCGGTGAGCTTGACCGCCTTAGCTTGCTGGAGGATGCAGGACAACAGCGGCGCCTTCTGAATCACGTGATTGAAGAGGTCGTGACTCTTGACGGCGTGAAACTAAGTTTTCCCGGAGGATTTGCCATGATTCGTCCTTCCGGTACAGAACCCGTTGTGCGCCTTTACGTTGAGGCCCCCAGTCCGTCGGACGTTGCTCTCCTCCTTGATAAGCTCCGTGTCCTGACCTTGAAGCATACTCGAGATAATTTTCCTAAAAACTGA
- a CDS encoding ABC transporter substrate-binding protein: MNRFARTTLAVGALFTLTHALGVTRGGELVYGRYADSLFLDPVLNDANVDIWILTNLYDTLLQPTADGKGVQPGLASAYTVAPGGKSLRLTLRPGLRFADGSPLTAQDVKWSLDRARKPDNGAWSGSLASISSIATSGNTVTLTLKQPDPTLPAALATFNAAIMPQKLFNAARGSTDAAKARAFAEKPIGSGPFVLSSWKKGSVMVLKRNPYYWKKGSDGKALPYLNSIRFEIIPDDNTRILKLQAGELHGAEFIPFSRVAELKANPKLNVQLFPSTKVNTVLMNNRPRLKDGTANPLSDVRVRQALNYATNKEALVQLVTFGNGKPMRSFMSETTPLFAPQTGYPYDLAKAKQLLADAGFPSGFEVTSLATSGQADDLALLTALQQMWAAAGVRLKIEQLDNATKTARYRAADFQMRTAAWTNDINDPSQITSYFAIYDNIQSLYTGYKSAEIDRLFAQSQQETNAARRAGQYNQIQGIYMKAAPIVFLYETPYPVALSRNVRGFVQIPLGNNLFAATSLEK; encoded by the coding sequence ATGAATCGATTTGCCCGTACCACGCTCGCTGTCGGTGCCCTGTTCACCCTCACCCACGCCCTGGGCGTCACGCGGGGCGGTGAACTTGTCTACGGCCGGTATGCGGACTCTCTGTTTCTCGATCCTGTGCTCAACGACGCCAACGTCGACATCTGGATCCTCACCAACCTGTACGACACGCTGCTTCAGCCCACTGCCGACGGCAAGGGCGTGCAGCCGGGCCTCGCGTCTGCCTACACGGTCGCTCCCGGCGGCAAGAGCCTGCGGCTCACCCTGCGGCCCGGGCTGCGCTTCGCCGACGGCAGCCCCCTCACCGCGCAGGACGTCAAGTGGTCGCTCGACCGGGCGCGCAAGCCCGACAACGGCGCCTGGAGCGGCTCGCTGGCCTCCATCAGTTCCATCGCCACCAGCGGCAACACGGTCACGCTGACCCTCAAGCAGCCTGACCCGACGCTCCCGGCGGCCCTGGCCACCTTCAACGCCGCGATCATGCCGCAGAAGCTGTTTAATGCCGCGCGGGGCAGCACCGACGCCGCCAAGGCCCGCGCCTTTGCCGAGAAACCCATCGGCTCGGGGCCGTTCGTGCTGAGTTCCTGGAAGAAGGGGTCGGTGATGGTCCTCAAGCGCAACCCCTACTACTGGAAGAAGGGGTCGGACGGCAAGGCGCTGCCGTACCTGAACTCGATCCGCTTCGAGATCATCCCCGACGACAACACCCGCATCCTGAAGTTGCAGGCGGGCGAACTGCACGGGGCCGAGTTCATCCCCTTCAGCCGGGTGGCCGAACTCAAGGCGAATCCGAAGCTCAACGTGCAGCTGTTTCCCTCCACCAAGGTGAACACGGTCCTGATGAACAACCGCCCGAGGCTCAAGGACGGCACGGCCAATCCCCTCAGCGACGTGCGGGTCCGGCAGGCGCTCAACTACGCGACCAACAAAGAAGCGCTGGTGCAGCTGGTCACCTTCGGCAACGGCAAGCCGATGCGGTCGTTCATGTCCGAGACCACGCCGCTGTTCGCGCCGCAGACGGGCTACCCGTACGACCTGGCAAAGGCCAAGCAGCTGCTGGCCGACGCGGGCTTCCCCAGCGGCTTCGAGGTCACCAGCCTCGCCACCAGCGGCCAGGCCGACGACCTCGCGCTGCTCACGGCCTTGCAGCAGATGTGGGCGGCGGCGGGCGTGAGGCTCAAGATCGAGCAGCTCGACAACGCCACCAAGACCGCCCGCTACCGCGCGGCCGACTTCCAGATGCGGACGGCCGCCTGGACCAACGACATCAACGATCCCAGCCAGATCACCAGCTATTTCGCGATCTACGACAACATCCAGTCGCTGTACACCGGCTACAAGAGCGCCGAGATCGACCGCCTCTTCGCGCAGAGCCAGCAGGAGACCAACGCGGCGCGGCGGGCCGGGCAGTACAACCAGATTCAGGGCATCTACATGAAGGCCGCGCCCATCGTGTTCCTGTACGAGACGCCGTACCCGGTCGCGCTGTCGAGGAACGTGCGGGGCTTCGTGCAGATCCCGCTGGGCAACAACCTCTTTGCCGCCACCTCTCTGGAGAAGTAA
- a CDS encoding mannose-1-phosphate guanylyltransferase: protein MFYPVILAGGSGERFWPLSRKRKPKQFLTLDDGGRSLLQATADRLTETCGDQERLMVVTASDHRTQVLEHLPELPLENLLVEPVPRDTAAAILYAALTIAREDPLAVMGVFPADHRIQDQAAFTGVLAQAVQHAAAQDHLVTLGIAPQFPATGYGYIERGEIFPETAGKMYAVRRFTEKPDAETAAEFLATGRYLWNSGMFVWRVQVILEAYKTFVPELYGPMAEAAQVRGGLRRIYPGLPRISVDYAILERANNVAVIPADLGWDDLGDWNALERLLKGDGDNVAVGRHIGLDTGGAILYTTGGDDLIATIGLEDVVVVRAGDVTLVVRKDRTQDIKKVVSQLKSFPELEKFV from the coding sequence ATGTTCTATCCAGTGATTCTGGCGGGGGGGAGTGGCGAACGCTTCTGGCCCCTCTCGCGCAAGCGGAAGCCCAAGCAGTTCCTTACCCTCGATGATGGTGGCCGCAGTCTCTTGCAAGCCACAGCTGACCGGCTGACCGAAACTTGTGGAGATCAGGAACGGCTGATGGTGGTCACGGCCAGTGATCACCGAACTCAAGTGTTGGAGCATCTGCCTGAGCTTCCCCTGGAAAACCTCCTGGTGGAGCCAGTCCCGCGTGACACGGCAGCAGCCATTCTGTATGCAGCCTTGACCATCGCCCGTGAGGACCCCCTGGCCGTGATGGGTGTATTTCCTGCCGACCACCGCATCCAGGATCAAGCAGCGTTCACTGGGGTCCTTGCCCAGGCCGTCCAGCATGCTGCGGCCCAAGACCACCTCGTGACTCTGGGCATTGCCCCGCAGTTTCCTGCCACAGGTTATGGATATATCGAACGTGGGGAGATATTCCCTGAGACGGCGGGAAAGATGTACGCCGTTCGCCGCTTTACCGAGAAACCGGACGCTGAGACGGCGGCAGAGTTTCTGGCGACCGGGCGCTATCTCTGGAACAGCGGGATGTTCGTGTGGCGAGTCCAGGTGATCCTGGAAGCTTACAAAACGTTCGTGCCCGAGCTGTATGGCCCCATGGCCGAGGCGGCACAGGTGCGTGGGGGGTTACGCCGGATCTACCCTGGTCTGCCGCGAATCAGTGTGGACTACGCGATTCTGGAGCGTGCCAACAACGTGGCCGTGATTCCAGCCGATCTGGGTTGGGATGATCTGGGAGACTGGAATGCCCTCGAGCGACTGCTGAAGGGCGATGGGGATAACGTTGCTGTGGGACGGCACATTGGCCTGGATACGGGGGGCGCCATCCTCTACACGACGGGCGGCGATGACCTGATCGCGACAATCGGTCTGGAAGACGTGGTGGTCGTGCGAGCCGGGGACGTTACCCTGGTGGTGCGCAAAGACCGGACGCAGGACATTAAGAAGGTTGTGAGCCAGCTCAAGAGCTTTCCGGAGCTGGAAAAATTCGTATGA
- a CDS encoding glycosyltransferase family 4 protein, with the protein MRILKLAHSYLPERTGISEVARRLAEGLVQRGHEVHVATSWTPGRPRETVINGVHVHAFELRGNWMQGISGSVAEQERYRALVFDQQWDVRHFHAGRTWTLDLLLDDIVGLSGRKIYTPHGLPDWQTEAWRPYYDKMRQLFFAFDRVVCLSETFEDKPFCESIGLDAVVIPNGVDLSEFEQEPEGMRTKWGLEDRPFLVNVSNHSPPKGHHRLIELARRMPDMQVVGIGNHYPAEKWNLGRLGVKGGCYYRCRQAQRRLENLSWQERMPRAQIVSALREADLFVLTSVREAAPLVILEAMAAGLPWVSFDVGNLRENAGGVIVESVKEMEQTIRALLGDSERRRELGAAGQRQIQERHSWETITDQYEALYAQPSVVPA; encoded by the coding sequence ATGCGTATTCTCAAGCTCGCCCACTCCTATCTCCCGGAGAGGACAGGAATATCGGAAGTCGCCCGCCGCCTCGCAGAGGGCCTGGTCCAGCGCGGTCACGAGGTGCATGTGGCGACCAGTTGGACGCCAGGTCGGCCCCGTGAAACCGTGATTAACGGCGTGCACGTTCACGCCTTCGAGCTGAGGGGCAACTGGATGCAGGGGATATCAGGTAGCGTTGCAGAGCAGGAAAGGTACCGCGCCCTGGTGTTTGATCAGCAGTGGGATGTCCGGCATTTCCATGCTGGTCGGACATGGACGCTGGACCTGTTGCTCGACGACATCGTCGGATTGTCGGGAAGAAAGATTTACACGCCTCACGGTCTTCCAGACTGGCAAACCGAGGCCTGGCGCCCCTATTACGACAAGATGCGCCAACTGTTCTTCGCTTTTGACCGGGTCGTATGCCTGTCCGAGACCTTTGAGGACAAGCCGTTTTGCGAGTCGATCGGCCTTGACGCCGTGGTGATTCCCAATGGAGTCGATCTGAGCGAGTTCGAGCAGGAGCCTGAAGGGATGCGGACCAAGTGGGGCCTTGAGGACCGGCCTTTCCTCGTTAATGTCTCCAACCACTCCCCACCTAAGGGACACCACCGTCTGATAGAGCTGGCCCGCCGAATGCCTGACATGCAGGTGGTCGGGATCGGTAACCACTACCCGGCCGAAAAATGGAATTTGGGTCGGCTGGGCGTCAAGGGCGGCTGCTACTACCGCTGCCGACAGGCGCAGCGTAGGCTCGAGAACCTCAGTTGGCAAGAGAGGATGCCCCGAGCACAGATCGTGTCGGCTCTACGGGAAGCCGACCTGTTCGTTCTCACATCCGTCCGGGAAGCGGCGCCCCTTGTCATTCTGGAAGCGATGGCCGCAGGACTTCCCTGGGTGTCCTTTGACGTGGGCAACCTCCGCGAGAATGCGGGGGGCGTCATCGTCGAATCTGTCAAGGAGATGGAGCAGACCATTCGCGCCCTGCTGGGTGATTCCGAGCGTCGCAGGGAGCTGGGTGCGGCTGGGCAGCGGCAAATCCAGGAACGGCATTCCTGGGAGACCATCACCGACCAGTACGAAGCGCTCTATGCCCAGCCGTCAGTGGTTCCAGCATGA
- a CDS encoding O-antigen ligase family protein, with translation MALPLIPGLGVLGLAGVRFWAGLHPVALQVFGWFALTQQVAALLTPDPLLASFLAAARSALLLGLLSLGSRLGSGRALWPVLFGGVGVGLTALVTSEQFRLGGLLSARLAHPYLTEVSLGILGTLGVLLSLFTPMKWIWKVLGVLGFAGLLLLSGSRGPLLMLGAGLAAGLLLSLTTRRARLTALAVGAALMVLGVAVLGQGQGPEFMARLLTLDSTGRDLVWLNTLTTIQNFPLGGVGPYLLGSTLADPVQTCTLWPTLAEAGYSCPAWLSALGQPWLIAHNGILQQLGESGVIGTAGLLLLWGTVLAATVRRRDPAAAALIAAILIGSLLDNTTLLPSPFFAEVFWLTAGMVLSREGRVTSDSFVPGSLTWRPLLWGTSVLGIMGFPLLAALRVPSETPVRLVTLNADTLVVPNSPYRVYVRLEGAQGPYRLALRTCRTFCQTVAVQAFEVSQGRAEVWLEGQLVPSAQRMNLLLLPGTAAPWSLRPLAAVQWSVRRVP, from the coding sequence ATGGCACTTCCCCTCATTCCCGGTCTGGGTGTCCTGGGTCTGGCGGGCGTGAGGTTCTGGGCGGGGCTGCATCCCGTCGCGCTGCAGGTGTTCGGGTGGTTCGCCCTGACGCAGCAGGTAGCGGCACTCCTTACCCCAGACCCATTGCTGGCCAGCTTTCTGGCAGCGGCTCGCTCTGCGCTGCTGCTCGGACTGCTGAGTCTGGGAAGCCGCCTGGGGTCTGGACGTGCCCTGTGGCCCGTGTTGTTTGGTGGTGTCGGGGTAGGGCTTACGGCTCTGGTCACCTCGGAGCAGTTTCGGCTGGGCGGCCTCCTGTCAGCGCGTCTGGCTCACCCCTACCTGACCGAGGTATCCCTGGGAATTCTGGGGACCTTGGGCGTCCTACTCAGTTTATTCACGCCGATGAAGTGGATTTGGAAGGTGTTGGGCGTCTTGGGATTCGCGGGACTGCTGCTCCTGAGCGGCAGCCGTGGGCCTCTCCTGATGCTGGGCGCTGGTCTGGCAGCCGGTCTTCTGTTGTCGTTGACTACCCGGCGCGCTCGGCTGACCGCCTTGGCAGTGGGGGCAGCTCTCATGGTGCTGGGCGTCGCTGTTTTGGGACAGGGTCAGGGTCCCGAATTTATGGCGCGGCTGTTGACCCTGGACAGTACAGGACGTGATCTCGTCTGGCTCAACACCTTGACTACCATTCAAAATTTTCCCCTGGGAGGTGTAGGTCCCTATCTGCTGGGATCTACCCTTGCCGATCCGGTGCAGACCTGTACGCTCTGGCCGACACTGGCGGAGGCTGGTTACAGCTGCCCGGCGTGGCTCTCAGCACTGGGTCAGCCCTGGCTGATCGCCCACAACGGGATATTGCAGCAGTTGGGCGAGTCAGGCGTGATCGGAACGGCAGGATTGCTCCTGCTGTGGGGTACCGTCCTGGCCGCCACAGTGCGGCGCCGGGACCCCGCTGCTGCTGCGCTCATCGCGGCTATTCTGATTGGCAGCCTGCTTGACAACACCACTCTCCTGCCCAGTCCATTTTTTGCGGAGGTATTTTGGCTCACCGCCGGGATGGTGCTGTCCAGGGAGGGCCGAGTGACATCAGATTCCTTCGTGCCAGGATCGCTCACGTGGCGTCCCTTGCTATGGGGCACCAGCGTACTGGGCATCATGGGCTTTCCCCTGCTGGCCGCCCTCCGGGTACCCTCGGAGACGCCCGTGCGCCTGGTGACGCTAAATGCCGACACACTTGTCGTCCCCAACTCGCCCTACCGGGTGTATGTCCGGCTTGAGGGTGCGCAGGGACCCTACCGCCTGGCCCTGCGCACCTGTCGCACCTTTTGCCAGACCGTGGCGGTCCAGGCTTTCGAGGTCAGTCAGGGCCGTGCGGAGGTGTGGCTTGAAGGTCAGCTAGTGCCCTCAGCACAGCGAATGAATCTGCTGCTGTTGCCAGGAACGGCAGCACCCTGGAGCCTGCGCCCGCTGGCCGCCGTCCAGTGGTCCGTTCGGAGAGTGCCATGA
- a CDS encoding SDR family NAD(P)-dependent oxidoreductase: protein MTSPRPRLPALPTAGRLMGRVLLVTGGAGGIGRAIALAAAAEGARVVVADVQRDGAEATVAQITAADGEAAFVPCDVADPAQVRALIGTAVGRFGRLDVLVNNAGIGGDNAPAHDLDLAVWDRVLAVNLRGPFLCAREALPHLMRSGSGVIVNVASTYGLIGAPQAPAYCASKGGLVNLTRQLAVDYGPRGVRVNAVCPGYVDTDMGGRRASLPPEASRAANAQREASAARQPLGRQAYASEIAQAVVFLSSGSSSFMTGSIVTVDGGCTATFNHGGD from the coding sequence ATGACCTCACCTCGACCCCGCCTGCCCGCGCTGCCCACGGCCGGGCGCCTGATGGGCCGCGTTCTGCTGGTGACCGGAGGGGCCGGCGGCATCGGCCGCGCCATCGCCCTCGCCGCCGCCGCCGAGGGCGCGCGCGTCGTCGTCGCGGACGTGCAGCGGGACGGTGCCGAAGCCACGGTGGCGCAGATCACCGCCGCCGACGGTGAGGCGGCCTTTGTCCCCTGCGACGTGGCCGACCCGGCCCAGGTTCGTGCCCTGATCGGGACGGCGGTCGGCCGCTTCGGAAGGCTCGACGTGCTCGTCAACAACGCCGGGATCGGCGGCGACAACGCGCCTGCCCACGACCTCGACCTCGCCGTCTGGGACCGCGTCCTGGCGGTGAACCTGCGCGGCCCCTTCCTGTGCGCCAGGGAAGCGTTGCCCCACCTGATGCGCAGCGGATCGGGGGTCATCGTGAACGTCGCGTCCACCTACGGCTTGATCGGCGCTCCGCAGGCGCCCGCCTACTGCGCCTCCAAGGGCGGCCTCGTGAACCTGACCCGGCAGCTCGCCGTGGACTATGGCCCGCGCGGCGTGCGGGTCAACGCCGTGTGCCCCGGCTACGTGGATACCGACATGGGGGGGCGCCGGGCCAGCTTGCCCCCCGAGGCGTCGCGGGCGGCCAACGCCCAGCGCGAGGCGAGCGCCGCGCGCCAGCCCCTGGGGCGGCAGGCCTACGCCAGCGAGATCGCGCAGGCCGTCGTGTTCCTCTCGTCGGGCAGCAGTTCCTTTATGACCGGGTCCATCGTCACGGTGGACGGAGGGTGCACCGCGACGTTCAACCACGGCGGGGACTGA
- a CDS encoding CgeB family protein, translated as MKILCLFSEFQYGRPELGTGIEYAALMPALERLGHQVIHFETWHKAAHADFLELNFRLLEVVERERPEVIFAVQVHYEVWTEVLDLLRARGDTVLINWTTDDSWKYWQFSRFIAPHYHAISTTYPDKVEAYHRDDHFNVWLTQWAAAAQTLQPPLPAAECTYAVSFVGAAHGDRQERVAALAQRGIHVECFGHGWPSGPVEASAIPEIMRRSVISLNFANSMGANQIKARTFEVPGAGGFLLTDPAAGLERYYRIGEEIDVFTSLDDLGDKIRHYLAHPEERDTIARAGFERTATEHTYDARLRELLAFAFQQFGEAADRPAPRVVDSGHLARLHSRGPVIKTVRAAALAGARRIWGPDKGPRAARRLAFELSWRLAGARTYSAAGLPGRLFYEES; from the coding sequence ATGAAGATCCTGTGTCTGTTCAGCGAGTTTCAGTACGGCCGTCCCGAACTGGGGACCGGTATTGAGTATGCCGCCCTCATGCCTGCTCTGGAGCGGCTGGGGCATCAGGTCATCCATTTCGAGACCTGGCACAAGGCTGCCCACGCAGATTTTCTCGAGCTGAACTTCCGGTTGCTGGAAGTGGTTGAGCGCGAACGGCCGGAAGTCATTTTCGCCGTCCAAGTGCACTATGAGGTCTGGACCGAAGTGCTCGACCTGCTGCGCGCCCGGGGCGATACCGTATTGATTAACTGGACCACCGACGATTCCTGGAAGTACTGGCAGTTCTCCAGGTTCATCGCCCCGCATTACCACGCGATCTCCACGACTTACCCGGACAAGGTGGAGGCGTATCACCGCGACGACCACTTCAATGTGTGGCTGACTCAGTGGGCAGCGGCGGCACAGACATTACAGCCGCCGCTGCCCGCCGCCGAGTGCACATACGCCGTCAGTTTCGTCGGCGCGGCGCACGGTGACCGTCAAGAACGGGTAGCGGCACTGGCTCAGCGTGGCATTCACGTCGAGTGCTTCGGCCATGGGTGGCCCAGCGGCCCTGTGGAAGCCAGTGCCATCCCCGAGATCATGCGGCGCTCGGTCATCAGTCTGAACTTCGCTAACTCCATGGGCGCCAACCAGATCAAGGCGCGGACCTTCGAGGTTCCGGGGGCGGGCGGCTTCCTGCTGACCGATCCCGCCGCCGGCCTCGAGCGGTATTACCGTATTGGCGAGGAGATCGACGTCTTCACGTCGCTGGATGACCTCGGCGACAAGATCAGGCATTACCTAGCCCATCCTGAAGAGCGGGATACGATCGCCCGGGCCGGCTTCGAGCGGACTGCGACGGAGCACACTTACGATGCCCGTTTGCGCGAACTGCTGGCTTTCGCATTCCAGCAGTTTGGAGAGGCGGCGGATCGCCCCGCGCCGCGCGTGGTGGACTCCGGCCACCTGGCCCGCCTGCACAGCCGGGGACCCGTCATCAAGACCGTCCGCGCGGCGGCCCTGGCAGGAGCGCGGCGCATCTGGGGTCCTGACAAAGGCCCCCGCGCCGCCCGGCGCCTGGCTTTCGAGCTTTCGTGGCGTTTGGCTGGTGCACGAACCTACAGCGCAGCGGGTCTGCCCGGTAGGCTGTTTTACGAGGAGAGCTGA